Proteins from one Amycolatopsis benzoatilytica AK 16/65 genomic window:
- a CDS encoding amidohydrolase yields the protein MAYKAIVGGYVVPVGAAPIEGGTVLIEDGRILQVGAEADVEVPEDAELVDASGSWVLPGFIDAHAHLGVHEEGEGWAGNDTNEMTDPNGARFRAVDGIDPYEPGFDDALAGGVTSVVIKPGSGNPIGGQTIGVKTWGRSILDMTFAEQVSVKSALGENPKRVYGDKKVTPSTRLGVAAILREAFTKARNYQEKREHTRAEGKPFETDLTNETLAKVLDGELYWDQHVHRADDMVTAIRLADEFGYKLVINHGTEGHLIADLLAERGIPVILGPLFTTKSKVELRNRTLRSAGILARAGVKISITTDHPVIPINFLVYQAALAVKDGLDPETALKALTQHPAEMLGLDDRVGTLAPGLDADVVLWSGDPLDVMNRAMRVFVRGQEVYHFDESAGEGVSADRRYREAR from the coding sequence ATGGCTTACAAGGCGATTGTCGGGGGCTATGTCGTCCCTGTCGGTGCGGCTCCGATCGAGGGCGGCACCGTGCTTATCGAAGACGGCCGGATTCTCCAGGTCGGCGCTGAGGCCGACGTCGAGGTCCCGGAGGACGCCGAACTGGTCGACGCGTCCGGCAGCTGGGTGCTGCCCGGGTTCATCGACGCCCACGCGCACCTCGGCGTGCACGAGGAGGGCGAAGGCTGGGCGGGCAACGACACCAACGAAATGACCGATCCGAACGGGGCGCGCTTCCGCGCGGTCGACGGCATCGACCCGTATGAACCGGGCTTCGACGACGCGCTGGCCGGCGGCGTCACGAGCGTGGTGATCAAGCCGGGCTCGGGAAACCCGATCGGCGGCCAGACGATCGGCGTGAAGACCTGGGGCCGGTCCATCCTGGACATGACGTTCGCCGAGCAGGTCAGCGTGAAGAGCGCGCTGGGCGAGAACCCGAAGCGGGTGTACGGCGACAAGAAGGTGACACCGTCGACCCGCCTCGGCGTCGCGGCGATCCTGCGCGAGGCGTTCACCAAGGCGCGCAACTATCAGGAGAAGCGCGAGCACACCCGCGCCGAGGGCAAGCCGTTCGAGACGGACTTGACCAACGAGACGCTGGCGAAGGTCCTGGACGGCGAGCTGTACTGGGACCAGCACGTGCACCGCGCCGACGACATGGTCACCGCGATCCGGCTGGCCGACGAATTCGGCTACAAGCTGGTGATCAACCACGGCACCGAAGGCCACCTGATCGCTGATCTGCTGGCCGAACGCGGCATCCCGGTCATCCTGGGCCCGCTGTTCACCACGAAGTCGAAGGTGGAACTGCGCAACCGGACGCTGCGGTCGGCGGGCATCCTGGCGCGCGCCGGGGTGAAGATCTCGATCACCACCGACCACCCGGTGATCCCGATCAACTTCCTGGTGTACCAGGCCGCGCTCGCGGTGAAGGACGGCTTGGACCCGGAGACCGCGCTCAAGGCGCTGACCCAGCACCCGGCGGAGATGCTCGGCCTCGACGATCGGGTCGGCACGCTGGCCCCGGGCTTGGACGCCGACGTGGTCCTGTGGTCCGGCGACCCGCTGGACGTGATGAACCGCGCGATGCGCGTCTTCGTGCGGGGACAAGAGGTGTACCACTTCGACGAGTCGGCCGGCGAGGGCGTCTCGGCGGATCGGCGGTACCGGGAAGCTCGCTGA
- a CDS encoding Uma2 family endonuclease, which translates to MQALEAQLPPELDFNLDVDVDLGFAPPGEAGSARRPDAIVTYRKANERVDRESAMFRADEVVVVIEIVSPGSKRTDYTTKHDEYADAGIPFYWILDLSDPISLVACHQAGELGYQDAPAVAGKFRTTEPFPFEIDLTALLD; encoded by the coding sequence ATCCAAGCTCTGGAGGCACAGTTGCCTCCAGAGCTGGATTTCAACCTCGATGTCGACGTCGACCTGGGATTCGCTCCGCCGGGCGAAGCGGGTTCGGCCCGGCGTCCGGACGCCATCGTCACGTACCGCAAGGCCAACGAGAGGGTGGACCGGGAGTCGGCGATGTTCCGCGCGGACGAGGTCGTCGTGGTCATCGAGATCGTGTCCCCTGGCTCGAAGCGCACGGACTACACAACCAAACACGACGAGTACGCCGACGCCGGGATCCCGTTCTACTGGATCCTCGACCTCAGCGACCCGATCTCCCTGGTCGCTTGTCACCAGGCCGGAGAACTCGGCTACCAGGACGCCCCAGCCGTCGCCGGGAAGTTCCGCACCACCGAGCCGTTCCCGTTCGAGATCGACCTCACCGCGCTGCTCGATTGA